Proteins found in one Corynebacterium zhongnanshanii genomic segment:
- the pgsA gene encoding CDP-diacylglycerol--glycerol-3-phosphate 3-phosphatidyltransferase, which translates to MHTSQELSRSSFGRFVHSVSLPNTLTVIRIAVIPVFLWLILSSQDWSTATQPDLTMRWWALGVFIALMFTDQLDGFLARRYQVITDFGKLADPIADKALMISAFVSLNILGELWWWVTAVIVVRELGITVWRMILARRGKVVPASKGGKLKTVLQTVAVALFILPAAGFWHVAAVVFMALAVAQTVITGVQYLVDSRD; encoded by the coding sequence GTGCACACGTCACAGGAATTATCACGCTCTAGCTTCGGTCGGTTTGTCCATTCGGTATCACTGCCCAACACGCTGACGGTTATTCGAATTGCAGTGATCCCGGTGTTCCTGTGGCTCATTCTGTCCTCCCAGGATTGGTCCACAGCCACCCAGCCGGATCTCACCATGCGCTGGTGGGCGCTCGGCGTATTTATCGCGCTGATGTTCACGGACCAACTAGATGGCTTCCTGGCACGGCGCTACCAGGTCATCACAGACTTCGGTAAGCTCGCGGACCCCATCGCGGATAAGGCCTTGATGATCTCCGCGTTCGTCAGCCTGAATATCCTGGGCGAGCTGTGGTGGTGGGTGACCGCCGTCATCGTGGTGCGGGAGCTGGGTATCACCGTGTGGCGTATGATTTTGGCGCGCCGTGGAAAAGTGGTGCCGGCGTCGAAGGGCGGAAAGCTCAAGACCGTCCTGCAGACGGTGGCAGTGGCGTTGTTCATCCTCCCGGCGGCCGGTTTCTGGCATGTTGCCGCGGTGGTTTTTATGGCACTGGCCGTGGCGCAGACCGTGATCACGGGCGTGCAGTACCTGGTGGATTCGCGTGATTAA
- a CDS encoding TerC family protein, whose amino-acid sequence MEVNTLTWLITFAVVAGFFIFDFYSHVRTPHAPTMKESALWSLFYIALAFVFGGFLWLTWGEPGNPHQHGVEFFTGFITEKALSVDNLFVFALIMSSFKIPREYQQKVLLFGIAIALVCRGLFIWAGAAVINVWSDVFYLFGIFLLWTALKLVIDEVRGTEDEDPNDMVVVKLARKFIPVSEKFNGDKLLFKTKGKTMATPLLIALICIGFVDVLFALDSIPAIYGITQEPYIVFTTNAFALLGLRQLYFLLDGLLEKLVYLGYGLALILGFIGVKLILHALHENNLPFINGGENVSVFEFPTELSLLVIVGILAVVTILSLTVGRKKDAVDS is encoded by the coding sequence ATGGAAGTGAATACCCTGACGTGGCTCATTACCTTTGCGGTAGTGGCCGGCTTCTTCATCTTTGATTTTTATAGCCACGTTCGGACTCCCCATGCGCCGACGATGAAAGAATCCGCCCTGTGGTCGCTGTTCTATATCGCGCTGGCCTTTGTATTTGGCGGATTCTTGTGGCTGACCTGGGGAGAGCCAGGCAACCCGCACCAGCACGGTGTGGAGTTTTTCACCGGCTTTATCACCGAAAAAGCCTTGAGTGTGGACAACCTCTTTGTGTTCGCGCTCATTATGTCCAGCTTTAAGATCCCGCGGGAATACCAGCAAAAGGTGCTCCTGTTCGGTATTGCCATCGCATTGGTGTGCCGAGGCCTGTTCATTTGGGCGGGTGCGGCTGTCATTAATGTCTGGTCCGATGTGTTCTACCTCTTCGGCATTTTCCTGCTGTGGACCGCTCTGAAATTGGTGATCGACGAGGTGCGTGGCACCGAGGACGAGGACCCCAACGACATGGTGGTGGTGAAACTCGCCCGCAAGTTCATCCCCGTGTCCGAGAAGTTCAACGGCGATAAGCTGCTGTTTAAGACTAAGGGCAAGACGATGGCCACTCCACTGCTCATCGCCCTGATCTGCATCGGCTTTGTGGACGTGTTGTTTGCACTGGACTCCATCCCCGCCATCTACGGCATCACTCAGGAGCCGTACATCGTGTTCACCACGAATGCTTTCGCCCTCCTGGGACTGCGGCAGCTGTACTTCCTGCTCGACGGATTGCTGGAGAAGCTCGTCTACCTGGGCTACGGTCTGGCGCTGATCCTCGGCTTTATCGGCGTGAAGCTGATTCTGCACGCCCTGCATGAAAACAATCTGCCGTTCATCAACGGCGGTGAGAATGTGTCCGTCTTTGAGTTCCCCACCGAGCTTTCGCTGCTTGTGATCGTGGGAATTCTGGCCGTGGTAACGATCCTTTCGCTGACCGTTGGCCGTAAGAAGGATGCGGTAGACTCTTAA
- a CDS encoding FtsK/SpoIIIE family DNA translocase, producing MTASSRHPQKKSPRDYRTEAYDTSDFQRTGSAFSAVGALFGGTARGLGSLTRRAMPDRGGYEDDHDFFEETDTEVMTPKKQRTSPRFAKKEPPVVEPEDEELDEPSGVTRLGGGHDGPALALFALALIVAGTLWFTVGGTVGTVVSGIFTWFVGAGAYIIPVILLAAGWILMVGIDVTQRSLGRIGLGTGLIALSCLGIMHIVAGLPTESEPRASAGGIIGQFVGTPLSVGFSNFIAIPLLLLAIVYGALQLTGMTFAEAFRASRDYLGLGRREYEDDHADVDDLYDGVDEELDAAVSESRTPRVQRRQPREVAPADETLVLDFSRKMKEEEERPKRKPKPKPMPEPEPEPEPEPERDAVEDSRESIKKAIIARSGIDASAVKPKEETPAPRDEAVTMFDGSNYQLPSADLLIPGEESKARSDTNDRMIEAISAVFEEFNVDAHVTGFSRGPTVTRYEIELGPGVKVSKITNLQSNLAYAVATDNVRLLTPIPGKSAVGIEVPNTDREMVRLSDVLHAPSVVGDTDPTLIGLGKDIEGDFVASAVQKMPHLLVAGSTGSGKSAFVNSMLVSLLTRATPEDVRLILVDPKMVELTPYEGIPHLITPIVTEPKKAAAALNWLVEEMEQRYMDMKAARVRHVKDFNHKVRTGEITAPLGSERVYRPYPFIICVVDELADLMMTAPREIEDSIVRITQKARAAGIHLVLATQRPSVDVVTGLIKTNVPSRLAFATASGTDSRVILDQSGAEKLIGMGDGLFIPQGAGKPMRIQGAFVTDEEVQAVVEAAKAQGEPNYTEGVTDDKSSEAKKEIDADIGNDLEDLLQAVELVVTAQLGSTSMLQRKLRIGFAKAGRLMDLMETRGVVGPSEGSKAREVLVKPEELDTILWMIKGADPADAPKEVRDEMEENASQIQERSDTTVVDADPTKGVF from the coding sequence ATGACTGCCAGTAGCCGCCATCCGCAGAAGAAATCGCCCCGGGATTACCGCACCGAGGCCTATGACACCTCGGATTTTCAGCGTACCGGCAGCGCGTTTTCCGCAGTCGGTGCTCTGTTCGGAGGCACGGCGCGTGGACTTGGCTCCTTGACTCGTCGCGCGATGCCCGACCGCGGGGGATATGAGGATGACCACGACTTTTTTGAGGAGACCGACACAGAGGTTATGACGCCGAAGAAGCAGCGCACATCACCCCGCTTCGCTAAAAAGGAGCCACCCGTTGTGGAGCCTGAGGACGAGGAACTCGATGAACCGTCAGGCGTCACGCGTCTGGGCGGAGGGCACGACGGCCCGGCCCTAGCGCTGTTCGCCTTGGCGCTGATCGTCGCCGGAACCCTGTGGTTTACCGTCGGCGGCACCGTGGGTACCGTGGTGTCCGGCATCTTCACGTGGTTCGTGGGCGCAGGCGCCTACATCATCCCAGTCATCCTGCTTGCGGCTGGATGGATCCTGATGGTGGGCATCGACGTGACCCAACGCTCCCTGGGGCGTATTGGCCTCGGCACCGGACTCATTGCGCTGTCCTGCCTGGGCATCATGCACATCGTCGCGGGGCTGCCCACGGAATCGGAACCACGGGCCTCCGCCGGTGGCATCATCGGGCAATTCGTAGGAACGCCCCTGAGCGTGGGCTTTTCCAATTTCATCGCCATACCACTGCTCCTGCTCGCGATCGTGTACGGAGCGCTGCAGCTCACCGGCATGACGTTCGCCGAGGCCTTCCGCGCGAGCCGAGATTACCTGGGGCTTGGGCGTCGGGAATATGAGGATGACCACGCCGACGTCGACGATCTTTACGATGGCGTGGACGAGGAGCTCGACGCCGCCGTGTCCGAATCCCGTACCCCACGTGTACAGCGGAGGCAGCCGCGGGAGGTGGCCCCGGCGGATGAGACGTTGGTCCTGGACTTCTCTCGCAAGATGAAGGAGGAAGAAGAGCGGCCTAAGCGGAAACCTAAGCCAAAGCCTATGCCAGAACCGGAGCCGGAACCGGAACCTGAACCGGAGCGAGACGCAGTAGAGGACTCTCGGGAATCCATCAAGAAGGCGATCATCGCACGCTCGGGGATTGACGCCTCGGCGGTAAAGCCGAAGGAGGAGACTCCTGCGCCACGCGACGAAGCCGTGACCATGTTCGACGGCAGCAACTACCAGCTGCCCAGCGCCGACCTGCTGATCCCCGGTGAGGAATCGAAGGCCCGGAGTGACACCAACGATCGCATGATCGAGGCGATCTCCGCCGTGTTCGAAGAGTTTAACGTGGATGCCCACGTCACGGGCTTTTCCCGTGGGCCGACTGTCACGCGCTACGAGATTGAGCTCGGGCCGGGTGTGAAGGTCTCCAAGATCACCAACCTTCAGTCCAACTTGGCGTACGCCGTGGCTACCGACAACGTGCGTCTTCTGACGCCTATTCCGGGTAAGTCCGCGGTGGGCATCGAGGTTCCGAACACGGACCGCGAGATGGTGCGACTATCTGATGTGCTGCACGCACCGTCGGTCGTCGGTGACACGGATCCCACGCTGATTGGTTTAGGCAAGGACATCGAGGGCGACTTCGTGGCCTCTGCGGTGCAGAAAATGCCGCACCTTTTGGTTGCGGGTTCTACCGGCTCGGGTAAGTCCGCCTTCGTCAACTCCATGCTGGTGTCCTTGCTGACCCGCGCGACCCCGGAGGACGTGCGACTGATCCTGGTGGATCCGAAGATGGTTGAGCTCACGCCGTACGAGGGGATTCCGCACCTCATTACGCCAATTGTGACGGAGCCGAAGAAGGCTGCCGCCGCCCTGAATTGGCTGGTGGAGGAGATGGAGCAGCGGTACATGGATATGAAGGCCGCCCGTGTGCGCCACGTGAAGGACTTCAACCACAAGGTCCGCACAGGTGAGATCACGGCACCGCTTGGCTCCGAGCGCGTGTACCGTCCGTACCCGTTCATCATCTGTGTGGTCGACGAGCTCGCGGACCTCATGATGACCGCGCCGCGGGAGATCGAAGATTCCATTGTCCGCATTACCCAGAAGGCTCGTGCCGCCGGCATCCATTTGGTTCTGGCAACGCAGCGCCCATCGGTGGACGTGGTGACTGGTCTGATTAAGACCAACGTCCCGTCCCGCCTGGCGTTCGCTACGGCCTCCGGTACGGACTCCCGAGTGATCCTGGACCAGAGCGGCGCCGAAAAGCTCATCGGTATGGGTGATGGCCTGTTCATCCCGCAGGGTGCGGGCAAGCCGATGCGCATTCAGGGCGCCTTCGTCACCGACGAGGAAGTCCAGGCCGTGGTGGAAGCGGCCAAGGCGCAGGGCGAGCCGAACTACACCGAGGGCGTGACCGACGATAAATCTTCCGAGGCGAAGAAGGAGATCGACGCCGACATCGGCAACGATCTGGAGGACCTTCTGCAGGCTGTGGAGCTCGTGGTCACGGCCCAGCTGGGATCCACGTCGATGCTACAGCGCAAGTTGCGCATTGGATTTGCCAAGGCGGGACGCTTGATGGACCTGATGGAAACCCGCGGAGTGGTGGGGCCATCGGAAGGTTCTAAGGCGCGCGAGGTGCTGGTGAAGCCGGAAGAGTTGGATACGATTCTGTGGATGATCAAGGGCGCTGATCCTGCGGACGCTCCGAAGGAGGTACGCGACGAGATGGAGGAGAACGCCAGCCAGATCCAGGAGCGCAGTGACACCACCGTGGTGGACGCGGATCCAACCAAGGGTGTTTTTTAG
- a CDS encoding TIGR03085 family metal-binding protein, which yields MRLRHVLASDFARRERQGLAEALRASGPDAPTLCEGWTTKDLVVHLVLRESRPDAAVGMFVPAVSGHLDSVTAKYSALPYEELIRRFEAGPPWWSPMKPLDRVVNVTENFIHREDVRRAGGGEALARPLDDQDRELLWFFIDGRASLLVKKSEVPIELRWKNRTVRCGAASRGKGETLTIEGDPQDLLLWLFGRDAAVSQLTISDPGLFQRVSGRSV from the coding sequence GTGCGCCTTCGCCATGTGCTCGCCTCGGACTTCGCTCGACGTGAGCGTCAGGGCTTGGCCGAGGCCTTGAGGGCCAGCGGCCCGGATGCTCCCACGCTGTGCGAGGGGTGGACCACCAAGGATTTGGTGGTCCACCTGGTCCTGCGCGAATCGCGTCCCGATGCGGCCGTGGGGATGTTTGTCCCAGCCGTGTCCGGCCATTTGGATTCCGTGACGGCGAAGTATTCCGCCTTGCCTTATGAGGAGTTAATTCGGCGCTTTGAAGCGGGGCCTCCCTGGTGGTCGCCGATGAAGCCGCTGGATAGAGTGGTGAACGTCACTGAGAACTTTATTCACCGGGAAGATGTTCGACGCGCTGGGGGAGGGGAGGCGCTGGCCCGACCCTTGGACGACCAGGACCGCGAGCTGTTGTGGTTCTTTATCGATGGCCGCGCGTCCCTGCTGGTGAAAAAGTCCGAGGTTCCCATTGAATTGCGGTGGAAGAACCGGACTGTGCGCTGCGGCGCAGCATCACGCGGCAAGGGTGAGACCTTGACCATTGAGGGCGATCCGCAAGACCTGCTGCTGTGGTTGTTTGGGCGGGATGCTGCCGTGTCCCAGCTGACGATCAGTGATCCGGGCCTGTTTCAGCGCGTGAGTGGCCGCTCAGTCTAG
- a CDS encoding ribonuclease J, which produces MTEQRSRARKVTRKAGSPSAETVAAAQENGEETKKNTNNKNGGGRNRRSRGGRGNGGNGGRNRGGRGQDNQRSGALKTMQGADLTQRLPQPPKLAKGDLRIVALGGISEIGRNMTVFEYNGRLLIIDCGVLFPSSDEPGVDLILPDFSYMEDKWDRVEALVVTHGHEDHIGAIPWMLKQRADIPIIASRFTCALIAAKCQEHRQRPKLIEVDENSHESRGPFDIRFFAVNHSIPECLGIALKTGAGLVVHTGDIKLDQTPLDKRPTDLPALSRFGDEGIDLFLCDSTNATTPGVSGSEADLVPTIKRLVGDAKQRVIFASFASNVSRVQSAVDAAVAAGRKVAFNGRSMIRNMEIAERMGYLNAPKGTIVTMDEAAKMAPHKVLLVTTGTQGEPMAALSRMARREHRQINVKAGDLIILSSSLVPGNEEAVFGVINMLSQIGATVVTGRDAKVHTSGHGYAGELLFLYNAARPRNAMPVHGEWRHIRANKELAISTGVNPKNIPLAQNGVFVDLHKGHAKVVGQTTVGNLYVDGSRMGDIGTEVLEDRTAMAEGGLVSITVVIDNRTGRPLEAPTVKTNGFSDDARDIVKELTGAVDNIMLDLAGEGENDPYRMAQKIRRKVGKIISDKWKRKPFIVPTVVPMTSEIVEEIDETLTRESQ; this is translated from the coding sequence ATGACTGAACAACGTTCCAGGGCACGCAAAGTGACCCGGAAGGCTGGTTCTCCTAGCGCTGAGACCGTAGCAGCGGCACAGGAGAACGGCGAAGAGACGAAGAAGAACACGAATAATAAGAACGGCGGGGGACGAAACCGCCGCTCTCGCGGAGGCCGCGGAAACGGTGGCAACGGCGGACGCAACCGCGGAGGTCGCGGGCAGGACAACCAGCGCTCAGGCGCATTGAAGACAATGCAGGGCGCTGACCTCACTCAGCGCCTCCCTCAGCCACCAAAGCTGGCCAAGGGCGATCTGCGCATCGTCGCGTTGGGTGGTATCTCGGAGATCGGCCGCAACATGACTGTCTTCGAGTACAACGGCCGCCTGCTCATCATTGACTGTGGTGTGTTGTTCCCGAGTTCCGATGAGCCGGGCGTGGACCTGATCCTGCCAGACTTCTCCTACATGGAGGACAAGTGGGACCGTGTGGAAGCACTGGTGGTGACCCACGGTCACGAGGACCACATCGGCGCCATCCCATGGATGCTGAAGCAGCGCGCTGATATTCCTATCATCGCCTCTCGCTTCACCTGCGCGTTGATCGCTGCGAAGTGCCAGGAGCACCGTCAGCGTCCGAAGCTGATCGAGGTGGATGAGAACTCCCACGAGTCTCGCGGGCCTTTCGACATCCGCTTCTTCGCGGTAAACCACTCCATCCCGGAGTGCCTGGGCATCGCACTGAAGACTGGTGCGGGCCTTGTTGTCCACACCGGCGACATCAAGCTAGACCAGACCCCGCTGGACAAGCGCCCCACGGACCTGCCCGCACTGTCCCGCTTCGGCGACGAGGGCATCGACCTGTTCCTGTGCGACTCCACGAACGCCACCACGCCGGGTGTGTCCGGTTCGGAGGCTGATCTGGTGCCGACCATCAAGCGTTTGGTGGGCGACGCCAAGCAGCGCGTGATTTTCGCCTCCTTCGCGTCGAACGTGTCGCGCGTGCAGTCCGCGGTGGATGCCGCCGTTGCCGCGGGCCGTAAGGTCGCCTTCAATGGCCGTTCCATGATCCGCAACATGGAGATCGCGGAGCGCATGGGCTACCTGAACGCGCCAAAGGGAACCATCGTCACGATGGACGAGGCTGCAAAGATGGCGCCGCACAAGGTTCTTCTGGTGACCACGGGCACCCAGGGTGAGCCGATGGCCGCCCTGTCCCGCATGGCTCGTCGCGAGCACCGCCAGATCAACGTGAAGGCTGGAGACCTGATCATCCTGTCCTCCTCCTTGGTGCCTGGCAACGAAGAGGCCGTGTTCGGCGTGATCAATATGCTCTCGCAGATCGGTGCCACCGTGGTTACTGGACGCGACGCCAAGGTGCACACGTCTGGTCACGGCTATGCTGGCGAGCTGCTGTTCCTGTACAACGCCGCGCGTCCGCGCAATGCGATGCCAGTCCACGGTGAGTGGCGGCACATTCGCGCCAACAAGGAGCTCGCGATCTCGACTGGTGTGAACCCGAAGAATATTCCATTGGCACAGAATGGTGTGTTTGTGGACCTGCACAAGGGCCACGCCAAGGTGGTTGGTCAGACCACCGTCGGTAACTTGTACGTGGATGGTTCCCGGATGGGTGACATCGGAACCGAGGTTCTGGAAGACCGCACGGCCATGGCCGAAGGTGGCCTGGTGTCCATCACCGTGGTGATCGATAACCGCACCGGCCGTCCTCTGGAGGCTCCGACGGTGAAGACCAATGGCTTCTCCGACGACGCCCGGGACATCGTGAAGGAACTCACCGGTGCCGTGGACAACATCATGTTGGACCTGGCCGGTGAGGGCGAGAACGATCCATACCGAATGGCTCAGAAGATCCGCCGCAAGGTCGGCAAGATCATTAGCGATAAGTGGAAGCGCAAGCCATTCATCGTGCCTACGGTGGTGCCGATGACCAGTGAGATCGTCGAGGAGATCGACGAGACCTTGACGCGGGAGTCTCAGTAG
- the dapA gene encoding 4-hydroxy-tetrahydrodipicolinate synthase gives MSTGIVATNGAEHFGTISVAMVTPFKKDGTVDLDAGVSLAGHLVEQGLDSLILAGTTGESPTTGASEKLDLLRAVRSELGDSVKLVAGAGSYDTAASVELAKASAEAGADSLLVVTPYYSRPSQEGLVQHFTTVADAVDIPICLYDIPSRSVIPIEQDTLRRLAEHPNIQAVKDAKGDIFHAMELIETTDLAWYSGDDPLNLPWLAAGATGFISVIGHVAAAELRALRNAYDAGDLAEARRIAVSLAPLQEAQARLGGVTFAKAALKLLGHDVGAPRLPILEPSDAEYEQLAHDLQRAGFLQ, from the coding sequence ATGAGTACAGGTATTGTGGCAACGAACGGAGCCGAGCATTTCGGCACGATCTCAGTTGCGATGGTGACTCCTTTTAAGAAGGACGGAACCGTCGACTTGGACGCCGGTGTATCACTCGCTGGTCATCTGGTAGAACAAGGCCTCGATTCTCTGATCCTCGCCGGAACTACCGGCGAATCTCCAACCACTGGAGCATCGGAGAAATTAGACCTGCTCAGAGCAGTACGATCCGAACTGGGAGACAGTGTGAAGCTGGTCGCCGGTGCAGGATCGTACGATACGGCTGCCTCTGTGGAACTCGCCAAGGCCTCTGCTGAGGCCGGCGCAGATTCACTGCTGGTCGTGACGCCTTATTACTCCCGTCCAAGCCAGGAAGGATTGGTTCAGCACTTCACCACGGTGGCAGATGCTGTGGACATTCCTATCTGTCTGTATGACATTCCTTCTCGCTCTGTGATCCCCATCGAACAAGACACCCTGCGTCGTCTTGCAGAACACCCCAACATCCAGGCAGTGAAAGACGCTAAGGGCGATATCTTCCACGCCATGGAACTCATTGAAACCACCGATCTCGCCTGGTATTCCGGCGACGATCCGCTCAACCTGCCGTGGCTTGCCGCGGGGGCAACTGGTTTCATTTCCGTCATTGGACACGTGGCAGCCGCGGAACTTCGCGCACTGCGCAACGCCTATGACGCAGGGGATCTTGCTGAAGCCCGACGCATCGCTGTGTCCCTGGCTCCATTGCAAGAAGCGCAGGCTCGGTTGGGAGGCGTTACATTCGCCAAGGCAGCACTGAAGCTTCTTGGGCATGACGTGGGAGCACCACGCCTGCCCATCCTCGAACCTAGCGATGCTGAATACGAACAGCTCGCTCACGACTTACAACGAGCAGGATTCCTTCAGTAA
- the thyX gene encoding FAD-dependent thymidylate synthase, translated as MATIAELSIDLVGHTTFAPPSDVRWSTDAADGSALSEFAGRACYETWDKPNPHTATNQAYVRHILDVGHTAVLEHSSASMYLRGVSRSCSHEIMRHRHFSFSQLSQRYVPAEEARVVVPAAVRADEQLTRLFLQSADVAHQAYEEILQGISAQGLNQGSHAAVRAKQARQAARAVLPNCTETRFVMTGNFRSWRHFIGTRAAEHADPEIRRIAVECLEKLKQISPEVFDDFSVVDLVDGGRMATSPYVNEF; from the coding sequence ATGGCCACCATCGCCGAGCTCTCCATCGACCTGGTGGGGCACACCACGTTCGCCCCACCGAGTGATGTGCGGTGGAGTACGGATGCCGCGGACGGGTCCGCCCTGTCGGAGTTCGCCGGACGCGCCTGCTACGAAACGTGGGATAAGCCCAACCCGCACACGGCCACGAACCAGGCCTACGTGCGTCACATCCTGGATGTGGGGCATACTGCGGTTCTGGAGCACTCCTCGGCGAGCATGTACCTCCGGGGCGTGTCGCGCTCGTGCAGCCATGAGATCATGAGGCATCGGCACTTCTCTTTTTCACAACTGTCGCAGAGGTACGTGCCCGCGGAGGAAGCACGCGTGGTAGTGCCGGCGGCAGTGCGGGCTGATGAGCAGCTCACGCGCCTGTTTCTTCAATCCGCCGATGTCGCTCATCAGGCCTACGAAGAGATTCTTCAAGGCATTTCGGCGCAGGGGCTGAATCAAGGGTCCCACGCCGCGGTGCGGGCGAAGCAGGCTCGTCAGGCAGCGCGCGCTGTGCTGCCGAACTGCACCGAAACCCGTTTTGTCATGACCGGAAACTTCCGCAGCTGGAGGCACTTCATCGGGACACGCGCCGCCGAGCATGCGGACCCGGAGATTCGGCGGATCGCAGTAGAATGCCTCGAGAAGCTGAAGCAGATTTCGCCCGAGGTGTTTGATGACTTTAGCGTGGTAGATCTGGTCGATGGTGGCCGCATGGCCACCAGCCCTTATGTCAACGAATTTTAG
- the dapB gene encoding 4-hydroxy-tetrahydrodipicolinate reductase, producing MTKVGVLGAQGRVGSAIVTAVEADPQLELAAALDAGDDLQLLVDNGVEVVVDFTIPAAVMDNLKFCVEHGIHAVVGTTGWTEDRYAQLKEWLAANPSTGVLIAPNFAISAVLTMKFAEIAAPYFESAEVVELHHPNKVDAPSGTAVHTAEGIARARAAAGLGEQPDATEQALPGARGADVDGVPVHAVRMTGMVAHEQVIFGTRGQSLTIKQDSYDRESFVPGVLLGVEKIGSHPGLTVGLEHFMDL from the coding sequence ATGACTAAGGTCGGAGTTTTGGGAGCACAGGGCCGCGTTGGCTCAGCCATCGTGACGGCAGTGGAGGCCGATCCACAGCTGGAGCTGGCCGCGGCACTGGATGCCGGAGACGATCTGCAGCTGCTCGTCGACAATGGGGTAGAGGTCGTGGTGGACTTCACCATCCCCGCCGCCGTGATGGACAACCTCAAGTTCTGTGTGGAGCACGGCATCCACGCCGTGGTGGGAACCACCGGGTGGACCGAAGATCGCTACGCACAGCTTAAAGAATGGCTGGCCGCCAACCCTTCCACAGGTGTGCTGATCGCGCCGAACTTTGCCATCTCCGCAGTGCTCACGATGAAGTTCGCGGAAATCGCGGCACCCTACTTCGAGTCTGCCGAGGTTGTGGAGCTGCACCACCCCAACAAGGTGGATGCGCCTTCCGGAACAGCGGTGCACACTGCAGAAGGTATCGCGCGGGCGCGGGCAGCGGCCGGCCTGGGCGAGCAGCCGGACGCCACCGAGCAGGCTCTGCCGGGAGCTCGCGGCGCTGACGTGGACGGCGTTCCCGTGCACGCTGTGCGCATGACCGGCATGGTCGCGCACGAGCAGGTCATCTTCGGCACTCGAGGACAGTCTCTGACCATCAAGCAGGATTCCTACGACCGTGAGTCCTTCGTCCCGGGAGTGCTGCTCGGCGTCGAAAAAATTGGGTCGCATCCCGGGTTGACGGTGGGACTAGAGCACTTTATGGACCTGTAA